In Limosilactobacillus sp. WILCCON 0051, a single window of DNA contains:
- a CDS encoding phage head closure protein translates to MKLPISRLNHIIELGTVSTVPSRTLGGSRQKFVPTQTLHCAIYQRSQSQQYALVGTALADTTVVAVRSQYHVDKQLKVRFKDDSTIYDILAISRDESHTTARYDLLTLKATKKAGATNG, encoded by the coding sequence ATGAAACTACCAATCAGCCGTCTGAACCACATAATTGAACTCGGTACGGTATCAACCGTGCCTAGCAGGACATTAGGCGGTTCACGTCAAAAGTTTGTGCCGACTCAAACTCTGCACTGCGCAATCTATCAGCGGTCTCAATCACAGCAGTATGCTTTGGTTGGGACGGCATTAGCAGATACAACGGTAGTAGCCGTCCGTTCTCAGTATCACGTTGACAAACAGCTCAAGGTGAGATTCAAGGACGACAGTACGATCTATGACATCTTGGCCATATCCAGGGATGAGAGCCATACGACTGCGCGTTATGATCTGCTGACGCTTAAGGCCACTAAGAAAGCTGGTGCTACTAATGGATGA
- a CDS encoding SAM-dependent DNA methyltransferase: MQFDVETVNSILGIDDAYKAPDKIMELISGKESRETLFQKFLNVSSDLSFDWFHQYFEDEQAQRKKMKQDFTPDSVARLLSRVVNTNIARVSKANNDGTHTYFEPTAGTGGILISHWDFNRRNDALNFKGKNGDHQLPKWASVLTYDPRRYWYQAEEMSDRAVPFLLFNMAIRGMNGVVIQCDALTRQTKDIWFIRNDTPDPSRFSEIIKLPHTELWAKEFDVAEWVTEFK, translated from the coding sequence ATGCAGTTTGATGTCGAGACAGTTAATTCAATTCTGGGGATTGATGATGCCTATAAAGCGCCGGACAAAATCATGGAACTAATCTCTGGCAAAGAATCTCGAGAAACGCTTTTTCAGAAATTTCTGAATGTTTCAAGCGACTTGTCGTTTGACTGGTTCCATCAGTACTTTGAAGACGAGCAGGCACAGCGAAAAAAGATGAAACAGGATTTTACTCCTGACAGTGTCGCAAGATTGCTCAGTCGAGTGGTTAACACAAATATTGCTCGTGTAAGCAAAGCAAACAATGACGGGACGCACACTTATTTTGAGCCGACTGCTGGAACTGGTGGGATTTTAATTAGCCACTGGGACTTTAATCGAAGAAATGACGCTTTGAACTTCAAAGGCAAGAACGGAGATCATCAGTTGCCAAAGTGGGCATCAGTTTTAACTTATGATCCACGCCGCTACTGGTACCAGGCAGAAGAAATGAGTGATCGTGCAGTACCGTTTTTGTTATTCAACATGGCGATTAGGGGGATGAACGGCGTTGTTATTCAATGCGATGCCTTAACACGCCAGACGAAGGATATCTGGTTTATCCGCAACGACACGCCAGATCCTAGTCGCTTTAGCGAAATCATCAAACTGCCGCATACAGAGTTGTGGGCAAAAGAATTTGATGTTGCTGAATGGGTTACTGAATTCAAGTAA
- a CDS encoding head-tail connector protein codes for MAVSVDDVKRVLYLDGTDDDVLLQAYIDAAEQYVKGAIGDGDAFYTQNSVSPLFDMAVKSLAATYYQYRLSMSDIQTYEIDLTVNSIIGQLRGRYDVWEASQDETTNQPSEPHN; via the coding sequence ATGGCTGTATCAGTAGACGATGTAAAAAGGGTACTATACCTTGACGGCACGGACGATGACGTACTGCTGCAGGCCTACATTGATGCAGCCGAGCAGTACGTTAAAGGTGCAATTGGTGATGGGGATGCATTTTACACGCAAAACAGCGTCTCGCCATTGTTTGATATGGCAGTAAAGTCGCTTGCAGCTACTTATTACCAATATCGCCTGAGCATGTCAGATATCCAGACATACGAGATTGATCTGACTGTCAACAGCATTATTGGTCAGCTGCGTGGACGATACGACGTTTGGGAGGCGAGCCAAGATGAAACTACCAATCAGCCGTCTGAACCACATAATTGA
- a CDS encoding site-specific integrase, with the protein MIKAIPRSKLRDTLYPDYYDYWVSVYKEGVVAERTYEKWDLAGRHLRRLAPDLKIRNMSADDMQQILNRYSVDHEHATTLDFWHSIAAPAKRLFAYEGVLKRDPTYGIVVPEGKPAKKKKKKFLEPEELERLIKVLEFDQSTYSDGLMITIRTGVRFGELFGITPKDVDLKRMTLSINKTWDYKRNASLDDHYNEFKPTKNKYSVRKIAMDNITARCFQREMGGCKDDETIFGTNTSGFNSTWNNVLARICKFIDIPVMSIHGLRHEHASFLASQGVPTKTIAARLGHVDDRVTNKVYIHETMHDQKRDARAVMDKLADMQ; encoded by the coding sequence ATGATCAAAGCAATCCCACGTAGCAAACTACGGGATACGCTATATCCCGATTACTACGATTATTGGGTATCGGTTTACAAAGAAGGCGTGGTTGCTGAACGAACCTATGAAAAGTGGGACTTAGCAGGACGCCATTTAAGAAGACTGGCACCAGATTTAAAGATCCGCAACATGTCAGCAGACGATATGCAGCAGATATTGAACCGATACTCAGTTGACCATGAGCACGCAACAACCCTTGATTTCTGGCACTCAATCGCAGCGCCTGCAAAAAGACTATTTGCCTATGAAGGAGTCCTAAAACGAGACCCTACCTATGGCATTGTAGTTCCTGAGGGCAAGCCAGCCAAAAAGAAGAAAAAGAAGTTTCTTGAGCCGGAAGAGCTAGAACGATTAATTAAAGTACTTGAATTTGATCAATCAACGTATAGCGATGGGCTCATGATAACGATCAGAACTGGAGTGAGATTTGGCGAGCTTTTCGGCATTACACCAAAAGACGTTGACCTTAAAAGGATGACTTTAAGCATTAACAAAACGTGGGACTATAAGCGGAATGCATCGCTTGACGACCACTACAACGAGTTCAAGCCAACCAAAAATAAATACTCAGTTCGTAAGATTGCGATGGACAATATTACAGCCCGGTGCTTTCAGCGCGAAATGGGGGGGTGCAAGGACGATGAGACCATCTTTGGAACCAACACTTCTGGTTTCAATTCCACCTGGAACAATGTCCTTGCCAGAATATGTAAATTTATCGACATCCCAGTTATGAGCATTCACGGTCTAAGACACGAACACGCATCATTTTTGGCGTCACAAGGTGTGCCAACTAAAACGATTGCAGCTCGGCTTGGTCATGTTGATGATCGTGTAACCAACAAGGTCTACATTCACGAAACAATGCATGACCAGAAACGGGATGCTAGAGCAGTGATGGATAAGCTGGCTGATATGCAATGA
- a CDS encoding HK97-gp10 family putative phage morphogenesis protein — protein sequence MLEVFGKNAEKFAIPDHATKKAMTAAGAKVLADELRKATPRSTKKNPKYGHLQDNVGFQNTDIDGEDDGNSVVGFGQKAYIARFLNDGTVKMKATHFADNARRDSADKVFAAEKKVLDARNGGVK from the coding sequence ATGCTAGAGGTATTTGGCAAGAATGCCGAAAAATTTGCCATTCCAGATCATGCTACGAAGAAAGCAATGACTGCTGCTGGAGCAAAAGTTTTAGCAGACGAGTTGCGTAAAGCAACCCCGCGCTCGACAAAGAAAAATCCAAAGTATGGCCACCTGCAAGACAATGTTGGTTTTCAAAATACTGACATTGACGGCGAAGATGACGGCAATTCCGTTGTCGGCTTTGGTCAAAAAGCCTATATCGCCAGATTCTTGAATGATGGAACCGTTAAGATGAAGGCTACTCACTTTGCTGACAACGCGCGTCGTGATTCGGCTGACAAGGTTTTTGCAGCAGAGAAAAAGGTGCTTGACGCAAGAAATGGCGGTGTCAAATGA
- a CDS encoding ArpU family phage packaging/lysis transcriptional regulator — METKKSRITMTRLSNLSTSPVYQTGECDVVVQTDLSLGIDYNETAKNARKFLSKGINKYLYKAGMHRNQLKSPTLNLAGGGSSGGNHAEDKIINGMEASRMCRCIKDTLENCEPLTYQIISAVYLEGLKDWQMADKLSYSPSQYQNIKRTALCEFAERFEGFETRYSFDRNDYVYLVKKIGE; from the coding sequence ATGGAAACTAAAAAAAGCCGCATCACAATGACACGACTCTCCAATTTATCGACATCACCAGTATACCAGACAGGGGAGTGTGATGTTGTGGTGCAGACTGATCTAAGCTTGGGGATCGATTACAACGAGACTGCCAAGAACGCACGAAAGTTTTTATCAAAAGGAATCAATAAGTATCTTTACAAGGCGGGGATGCACCGCAACCAGTTAAAGTCACCGACTCTCAACTTAGCAGGCGGCGGATCATCTGGCGGCAACCATGCCGAAGATAAAATCATCAACGGTATGGAAGCAAGCCGGATGTGCCGGTGCATCAAAGATACGTTGGAAAACTGCGAACCGCTGACGTATCAGATTATCTCGGCGGTCTACCTTGAGGGGCTGAAAGACTGGCAGATGGCTGACAAGCTCAGCTACTCGCCATCGCAATATCAAAACATCAAGCGAACCGCGCTCTGCGAGTTTGCCGAACGGTTTGAAGGATTCGAAACCAGATATTCATTCGACCGCAATGATTACGTTTACCTCGTTAAAAAAATCGGAGAATGA
- a CDS encoding sporulation protein Cse60 → MIKTKIFMEGFDDPSIDEQINKWIAKHPDYIIVDVKLQSNMVDDIDSCCVVRDALVIYKEY, encoded by the coding sequence ATGATCAAAACAAAAATTTTTATGGAAGGCTTTGACGATCCCAGCATTGACGAGCAAATCAATAAGTGGATTGCCAAGCATCCCGACTACATCATCGTGGATGTCAAACTGCAATCAAATATGGTCGACGATATCGACAGCTGCTGCGTAGTTCGAGACGCACTGGTTATCTACAAAGAATATTAA
- a CDS encoding phage tail tube assembly chaperone, with product MEKIKVDASLFGIKQPIAVKPTVRVTYKLNQLMKQALEASLVTDDTPIDDNDAQGKFVEAIDQETEFINGAIKFIAQLLHIDEDRIWDNATEEEIGAYLSYLRSRMSGISEKEAQEALKATDESPKSVAEKSAKESGNSNKK from the coding sequence ATGGAAAAAATTAAAGTAGACGCATCCCTGTTTGGCATTAAACAGCCAATTGCGGTTAAGCCAACCGTTCGGGTGACGTACAAGCTTAACCAGTTAATGAAACAGGCGCTAGAGGCTTCCTTGGTTACGGATGATACACCTATTGACGATAATGATGCGCAGGGAAAGTTTGTCGAAGCTATTGATCAGGAAACTGAATTTATTAATGGCGCAATCAAATTTATCGCGCAATTGTTGCATATTGATGAAGACCGTATTTGGGACAACGCCACCGAAGAAGAAATTGGGGCTTATCTGTCTTACTTGCGGAGTCGTATGTCTGGCATTAGCGAAAAGGAAGCACAAGAAGCACTTAAAGCTACGGATGAATCCCCAAAATCGGTAGCGGAGAAATCCGCAAAAGAATCTGGGAACTCAAACAAGAAATAG
- a CDS encoding HNH endonuclease, translating into MPRVRRCRYPGCHTMCQLPDHYCKQHYEHEAEYLASRQKWARSHGTEYQRKYNNVTRYRDDTKSAQYHFYKSRQWQSLRKQVLERDHYVCQYCGKPNSKTVDHVIPIEFDSKLQADTDNLATICRDCHRLKTAWEQRHYGTGKDNQLIAGAEPIHDVDVIAKLMTL; encoded by the coding sequence ATGCCAAGGGTTAGACGATGCAGATATCCGGGATGTCATACCATGTGCCAGCTACCTGATCACTACTGCAAGCAACACTACGAGCATGAGGCTGAGTACCTAGCCAGCCGTCAGAAGTGGGCACGATCACACGGCACTGAGTACCAACGCAAGTACAACAACGTCACAAGGTATCGCGATGATACCAAGTCGGCGCAGTACCACTTCTACAAGTCGAGACAATGGCAGTCACTGCGCAAGCAAGTACTCGAACGGGACCACTATGTCTGCCAGTACTGTGGCAAGCCAAACTCCAAGACCGTTGACCACGTCATACCAATCGAGTTTGACAGCAAGCTGCAGGCAGACACTGACAACCTGGCAACCATCTGCCGGGACTGCCATAGACTCAAGACAGCTTGGGAGCAACGGCACTATGGCACTGGCAAAGACAACCAGTTGATAGCTGGTGCTGAGCCGATCCATGACGTGGACGTTATAGCCAAGCTCATGACGCTGTGA
- a CDS encoding phage major capsid protein, which produces MGINELNNAWIEAGQKVSDLNDKLNVALMDDSFDQAAFADLKEQRDHAKERRDALKDQLNEARAAEVVKMHDNDKEPLNDSQLSLKDKFVKDFKNMVTTGTSGTGNGGLTIPDDIRTTINTLVRQYASLQNLVRVESVTTESGSRVYEKFSDIKPLASLDDETAAIGDNDDPELTTIKYLIKRYAGITTVTNTLLKDTAENILAWLSTWIARKVVVTRNQAILAVMNTASKKPTIAKFDDIKDLELTALDPAINATSSFLTNQSGFAVLAKVKNAMGNYLVQRDPASPEIYRIGGKPVTVVADRWLPDVSSAHPLYYGDFKQAITLFDRENMSLLATNIGAGAYEHDETKIRVIDRFDVEQVDGDAYAVGSFTTVADQTANFQAGAGK; this is translated from the coding sequence ATGGGAATCAATGAACTGAACAACGCTTGGATTGAAGCCGGCCAAAAGGTTTCTGATCTGAACGATAAGCTTAACGTCGCTCTGATGGACGACTCTTTTGATCAAGCAGCTTTTGCAGATTTAAAGGAACAACGCGACCATGCCAAGGAACGTCGCGATGCTCTGAAAGACCAGCTTAATGAAGCTCGTGCAGCAGAAGTAGTTAAGATGCACGACAACGACAAGGAACCGCTGAATGACAGTCAATTGTCGCTGAAAGACAAGTTTGTTAAGGACTTTAAGAACATGGTTACTACGGGCACGTCTGGCACTGGTAACGGTGGTCTGACGATTCCAGATGACATCCGTACGACTATCAATACTCTTGTACGTCAATATGCATCTCTGCAGAACTTGGTTCGTGTGGAATCCGTAACTACCGAATCTGGTTCGCGGGTTTACGAGAAGTTCTCCGACATCAAGCCATTGGCATCGCTGGACGATGAAACGGCTGCAATCGGCGACAACGATGATCCAGAACTGACTACGATCAAGTACCTGATCAAGCGTTACGCCGGCATCACGACTGTTACCAACACGCTGTTGAAGGACACGGCCGAAAACATTCTTGCATGGCTGTCTACTTGGATTGCCCGCAAGGTTGTCGTTACTCGTAACCAAGCTATTCTGGCAGTTATGAATACGGCATCCAAAAAGCCAACGATTGCTAAGTTTGATGACATCAAGGATCTGGAACTGACCGCACTTGACCCTGCAATCAACGCTACGTCATCGTTCTTGACCAACCAATCTGGTTTTGCCGTTCTGGCTAAGGTTAAGAACGCAATGGGTAACTACCTGGTACAACGCGACCCAGCCAGCCCAGAAATCTATCGCATTGGCGGTAAGCCAGTCACGGTAGTTGCTGACCGTTGGCTCCCGGACGTATCCAGTGCTCATCCACTGTACTATGGCGACTTTAAGCAGGCTATCACGCTATTTGACCGTGAAAACATGAGCCTGTTGGCAACTAACATCGGTGCCGGTGCTTACGAACATGACGAAACCAAGATCCGTGTCATTGACCGGTTTGACGTCGAACAAGTCGATGGTGACGCATACGCAGTTGGATCGTTTACGACAGTTGCTGATCAGACGGCTAACTTCCAAGCAGGCGCTGGTAAGTAG
- a CDS encoding head maturation protease, ClpP-related, translated as MTKINIKGDVVDNMTGKFYSWFDLDSAYPQAVERTLADADDDLVVDIASPGGDVHAASEIYTMLRDYPGKVTVNVLGLAASAASVIAMAGDEINMSPTAQMMIHKAWTVTQGNADDLDHDSKMMDTVDQTIINAYEAKTGLKRDEIEKLMADETWMTAKDAVDKGFADKIMFADENQPQVVNAVHSIPSHAAINKFMTLMAKAEQPKPAPSVYDEKLAILLDKKEAQHGNQ; from the coding sequence ATGACCAAGATTAACATTAAAGGTGACGTTGTCGACAACATGACCGGCAAATTTTACAGCTGGTTTGATCTGGATTCAGCCTATCCTCAGGCGGTTGAACGGACATTAGCCGACGCTGATGATGATCTGGTGGTGGACATTGCATCGCCAGGCGGAGACGTACACGCAGCGTCTGAAATCTATACGATGCTGCGCGACTATCCGGGCAAAGTTACGGTTAACGTGTTAGGCCTAGCTGCTAGTGCTGCATCAGTCATCGCAATGGCTGGGGATGAGATCAATATGTCGCCAACCGCGCAGATGATGATCCATAAGGCATGGACCGTAACGCAAGGCAACGCCGATGATCTCGACCATGATTCCAAGATGATGGATACCGTTGACCAAACGATTATCAACGCTTACGAAGCCAAAACCGGCTTAAAGCGGGATGAAATCGAAAAACTGATGGCAGACGAAACTTGGATGACGGCTAAAGATGCCGTTGATAAGGGTTTTGCTGACAAAATCATGTTTGCTGACGAAAATCAGCCGCAAGTGGTCAATGCTGTCCACAGTATCCCTTCACACGCCGCAATCAACAAATTCATGACGCTTATGGCCAAGGCTGAACAGCCAAAGCCAGCTCCGTCTGTTTATGACGAAAAGCTGGCTATTTTATTAGACAAAAAGGAGGCCCAACATGGGAATCAATGA
- a CDS encoding phage tail protein, whose amino-acid sequence MSAGISTSGINWIALGLIDDTGKIIADAKKGLSESGVVLLDGDGEGATTANITNIEEAGTQQYANNKVKRTSHGVPTPQVAVTYLDLPYEIGMKCNGYEIDATGGATLGKKPHLAMLICSDDFKGNKYFDGFANGEMIMPTRNHGTNNKNETDANAAFTYQALTPIDDTVFVSSDGTQQPYKQWNSGATGYSAAAMLKEVFGGYTGDDITKHGQTTTTTTTSNTVTPS is encoded by the coding sequence ATGTCCGCAGGTATTTCTACTTCCGGTATCAATTGGATCGCGTTGGGACTGATTGACGATACCGGGAAAATTATTGCTGACGCTAAAAAGGGGCTCTCTGAGTCCGGCGTAGTATTGCTGGACGGTGATGGCGAAGGTGCCACGACTGCCAACATTACCAATATCGAAGAAGCAGGTACGCAACAATACGCTAACAACAAAGTTAAGCGTACGTCTCACGGTGTTCCAACGCCGCAAGTTGCTGTTACGTACCTTGACTTGCCTTACGAAATCGGCATGAAGTGCAACGGCTACGAGATCGATGCGACCGGTGGTGCAACGCTGGGCAAAAAGCCACACTTGGCAATGCTAATTTGCTCTGACGACTTCAAAGGCAACAAGTACTTTGACGGTTTCGCCAATGGTGAAATGATTATGCCAACTCGCAATCATGGTACTAACAACAAAAACGAAACTGACGCCAATGCTGCATTTACCTATCAAGCTTTGACGCCAATTGACGACACTGTCTTTGTTAGCTCTGACGGTACGCAACAGCCTTACAAGCAGTGGAACAGCGGAGCAACTGGATACAGTGCTGCAGCTATGCTTAAGGAAGTATTCGGTGGCTATACCGGTGACGATATTACCAAGCATGGCCAAACCACTACTACCACTACTACCAGCAATACTGTTACTCCAAGCTAA
- a CDS encoding DUF1064 domain-containing protein → MMKHYGRKVKLDGYTFDSVKEASFYAAYIKNSGKEYAVHPQYELLPIFDAGMVRVGAIYYHPDFVVYGPDKSIEHVYDVKTSVDYKGADPSAQLRFKLFWRKYGIPVEVVTPYRSYFKTRILGTTTKVQPMHQRLKKNGDVVKDYYDIKTSLDYSVEDLLGGIANG, encoded by the coding sequence ATGATGAAACACTACGGCAGAAAAGTAAAACTGGACGGCTATACGTTCGATTCTGTGAAAGAAGCATCATTCTACGCCGCCTACATCAAGAACAGTGGCAAAGAGTATGCAGTGCATCCCCAGTACGAGCTGCTGCCTATCTTTGACGCCGGTATGGTGCGAGTCGGGGCAATCTACTATCATCCAGACTTCGTTGTATATGGCCCAGACAAGTCCATAGAGCACGTTTACGATGTTAAGACATCAGTAGACTACAAAGGTGCTGATCCAAGCGCACAGCTCAGATTTAAGCTGTTCTGGCGCAAGTATGGCATTCCGGTCGAAGTAGTGACGCCATATCGGTCATACTTCAAAACCAGAATTTTAGGCACTACGACCAAGGTACAGCCGATGCATCAAAGACTTAAGAAGAATGGGGATGTCGTTAAGGACTACTACGATATCAAGACATCCCTTGATTACAGCGTCGAAGATTTATTAGGAGGAATTGCAAATGGTTAA
- a CDS encoding DUF806 family protein, translating to MMELPVFQALDLLDGKFDWINKIYTDSIPEEESDYEDKTICLITEWLNEPTYYANHTFKGWTVGVEVQIFYKLDNDISTLDGEQALARLFVDNNWTVEQSKNHIKDPDTKQVTKVFYFAKDEIIKEGN from the coding sequence ATGATGGAACTGCCAGTTTTTCAAGCGTTAGATCTGCTCGATGGCAAATTTGACTGGATTAATAAGATTTATACTGATTCAATCCCAGAAGAAGAGTCCGATTATGAAGACAAGACGATCTGCTTGATTACTGAATGGCTGAACGAGCCTACCTACTATGCCAACCATACTTTCAAGGGATGGACGGTCGGCGTGGAAGTTCAGATATTCTACAAGCTCGATAACGATATCAGCACGCTAGATGGCGAACAGGCACTGGCACGGCTGTTTGTTGATAATAATTGGACTGTCGAACAATCGAAGAATCACATAAAAGACCCCGACACTAAACAAGTGACGAAGGTCTTTTATTTTGCAAAAGATGAAATTATCAAGGAGGGGAATTAA
- a CDS encoding phage terminase small subunit P27 family encodes MPKQVFYKQNHGHLPPNPPNYFGPIAAACWRKIVPYLESTERVQRIDAGMVEQYCTQYEIYRQAYADVQENGIQTKLFTSLQNAAGEIIGKDFTGYRKNPAVGIMNDANKQLNSIGIQLGLTPKGRQDLMQIASHEKKDDTISAMEKFFG; translated from the coding sequence ATGCCAAAACAGGTGTTTTATAAGCAAAATCACGGCCATTTGCCACCAAATCCGCCTAATTATTTCGGGCCAATTGCTGCTGCTTGCTGGCGAAAGATAGTGCCTTATCTTGAGAGCACCGAGCGGGTCCAGCGAATCGACGCCGGCATGGTCGAACAGTACTGTACTCAGTACGAAATCTACCGTCAGGCGTATGCTGACGTGCAGGAAAACGGCATTCAGACCAAGCTGTTTACGTCGTTGCAGAACGCAGCCGGCGAAATTATCGGTAAGGATTTCACCGGGTACAGAAAGAATCCGGCTGTTGGAATCATGAACGATGCAAACAAGCAGCTTAACTCAATTGGCATTCAACTTGGTTTGACGCCTAAGGGTAGACAGGACCTTATGCAGATTGCTAGTCACGAGAAGAAAGATGATACAATTAGTGCGATGGAAAAATTCTTTGGCTGA
- a CDS encoding DUF1056 family protein yields MLKIIWKYIDVLCFLAAAVFIVWGFFRLSITAGIFAIGIVLIVVGLITEMIAS; encoded by the coding sequence ATGCTAAAAATTATCTGGAAATATATTGACGTTTTATGTTTTTTGGCCGCAGCGGTTTTTATCGTCTGGGGCTTTTTTAGACTAAGCATTACGGCCGGCATCTTTGCAATCGGCATTGTGCTGATTGTAGTCGGCCTGATTACCGAGATGATCGCAAGCTGA
- a CDS encoding phage portal protein translates to MPIFKLRNKANSVLSIADDQSIINFLNPNGTSDYVDASTALHNSDVYSLIFQLSSDLANGKFVAEKSRTQGMLDNPTVTSNAHAFWQSMFAQLLLGGECFAYRWRNSNGIDSYWEYLRPSQVSPYLLEDGSGLIYTVTFDEPSVGVVEAIPQSDMIHIRLLSKNGGKTGISPLSALANELSISKASNRLTLSALAQSISAPGILKIQKGGLLNAKEKAQRSQKFMQQMQASGSGPIVLDDLEDYHPLEIQGNVAQLLNQANWTGAQIAKVYGVSDSVINGQGDQQSSLAMMGNDYAKSLSRFAKAIDSELSNKLTGNVKLDLRPAVDPLGDTFAGTIASMVKSGTLAGNQAAYVLEQSGYLPAKLPRADDTEKGGENDDQD, encoded by the coding sequence ATGCCGATTTTTAAACTGAGAAACAAAGCTAACTCTGTTTTATCGATCGCTGATGATCAAAGCATTATCAATTTCCTCAACCCAAATGGCACTAGCGATTATGTGGATGCATCAACTGCTCTGCACAACTCTGACGTCTACTCGCTGATCTTTCAGCTGAGTTCCGATTTAGCAAATGGCAAATTTGTTGCTGAAAAGTCGCGGACGCAAGGGATGCTTGACAATCCTACCGTCACTAGCAACGCACATGCGTTTTGGCAGTCAATGTTTGCTCAGCTGCTGCTTGGCGGTGAGTGTTTTGCCTACCGTTGGCGCAATAGCAATGGTATTGACAGCTACTGGGAATATTTAAGACCGTCGCAGGTATCGCCATATTTGCTGGAAGACGGCTCTGGACTGATCTATACGGTTACGTTTGATGAGCCAAGCGTTGGCGTTGTTGAGGCTATACCACAGTCTGACATGATCCACATTCGGCTTTTGTCCAAAAATGGCGGTAAGACTGGTATCAGCCCACTGTCAGCTTTGGCTAATGAGCTGAGTATCAGCAAGGCAAGCAATCGGCTGACTCTCTCAGCACTTGCGCAGTCTATTTCCGCGCCTGGGATTTTAAAGATCCAGAAAGGCGGGTTGCTCAACGCTAAGGAAAAGGCTCAACGCTCACAGAAGTTTATGCAGCAGATGCAGGCGTCAGGGAGTGGGCCAATCGTACTTGACGACTTGGAAGACTATCATCCTTTGGAAATTCAAGGCAACGTTGCTCAACTGCTGAATCAAGCCAACTGGACCGGCGCACAAATTGCCAAGGTATATGGCGTATCTGACTCAGTTATCAATGGTCAAGGGGACCAACAATCATCGTTGGCCATGATGGGTAATGACTATGCCAAGTCGTTGAGCCGTTTCGCCAAAGCAATTGACAGCGAACTCAGCAACAAGCTGACTGGCAATGTCAAACTGGATCTGCGACCGGCCGTTGATCCGCTTGGTGATACGTTTGCCGGCACGATTGCATCGATGGTTAAATCGGGGACTCTGGCAGGCAATCAGGCTGCTTATGTGCTTGAACAATCTGGGTATTTACCGGCAAAACTTCCACGAGCTGATGATACAGAGAAGGGAGGTGAGAACGATGACCAAGATTAA